The following DNA comes from Camelina sativa cultivar DH55 chromosome 14, Cs, whole genome shotgun sequence.
gagagagagagggcaAATACACCTCCTGATGATGTCAAAAGATCACCGAATTTAGGCTCAAGTAAGTTGTATCCCTGAACTCTTCGTATAATGTTAGTTATTTTAAGGTCCCTATCATATAAGGCAATAATAGTAGCTGGAGGTGGACTCTTCTCAGTAAAGTCACAAATATGTTGCAACATTCCAAAGCCATCTGTTTCAGAAACACTAAAGAGGTGAGACTCTCTCTCTATTCAATCAAAGATAGAGATATAAGGATTGACAAGATGACTCTCTCTATTCAATCAAAGATAGAATATAACGATTgacaagatagagagagagatattaacCGTAATCAGGGACGTTAGTAAGAGCAATTCCAGTGGAATAGACTCCTCTCAGGATGTCATTAGGAACGTCGTCTAGTACGCCAAAGGCAAGGATGCTGAGAGGACCACGGTAGCCATACTTCTGCAACAACTGTTTGATACACGGAACGATCCGACGAGGATCAAAGCCATCAGGAAGCGGACACTTGGTCATGTCCCAAAAGACCGCTTTTAAAGCTACAGCCTCCGCCGGCGAAGCCTCCTTCATAGAAcctaacaaaatcaaaattttcaagatcGGCTAATCTTTTCTAAGAAACGGTAAGAGATAAGAAGCCATGAATTTTACCTGAGGGAAAAGCAGGGAAGCGGAAGCGACTCGTCATCGGACTAGGGTTTCGATATCCCACTGATTGAAGCAAATTCGTTTGTTTATAATGGCGGGAGAAAGGAGGCGGTTTATAATGGATTTCGTTTTAAGAATCTATATGTATACTCTCTTCTCCTTCCagcaatgatatatatatttttttgtattaaaaatactatttaaaatatttattcattgcatatttattacttgtaattaataatattacaaataaataaaaataataattaagtaaattaattaaattttaaaatattaaaaacttaaatataaaattgtttttgtaaataataaaaacataattatatataaatgaattaagtaccataaatgataatttttaaatagtaaaattaaTACTATGAATATTTTCTAGTAATAATGCTATTATGCAAATTTTAGccaaaaaattatcatattccaataaataataataaaataactatataaaaatgaattaagtaacataaatgaaaattttaaaatagtaaaattaatactatgaatttgtatTAGTAATAATGTTGTTATGCAAATTTTAAgcaaaaaattatcatattccaataaataataaaaataacaactatataaaaatgaattaagtaacatatatgaaaattaatactatgaatttgtattagtaataatgttattatgcaaattttagccaaaaaaatatcatattccaacaagtaataaaataactatataaaaatgaattaagtaacataaatgaaaattttaaaataataaaattaatactatgaatttgtattactaataatgttattatgcaaattttaaccaaaaaattatcatattccaataaatagttaaaataataactatataaaaattaattaagtaacataaatgaaaattttaaaatagtaaaagtaatactatgaattttttaaataataattttattatgcaaattttaacaaaaaaatgatcatattccaaagtttagaatgggttaatgagttttagaatggaattaagattttaaagcatgatgaagtaaaaaaaatttatgtaattgtatctATAACATTCtgaacataaacataaaattgaagtgaaacatatactacaacaactatataaaaatgaattaagtaacatatatgaaaattttaaaataataaaaataatactatgaatttgttttagtaataatgttattatggAAACTAGGAAGTGGGTCCGTGcgtaaatgaaattttaaagaGATTAACATTACTAAGTCATGTTTTAGAGAGAAAATTTGATAATGAGAGTATTTCGAAATTAGAATTTCTAAACTGGTTCTatggtatttatttttttgatttatcaggttttgttaaaaatatatttttacaaccTTTTATAATCTTAATCACTTTTTATTTAGAAGTGCTCATCATCGGCTCTTTtgccaaaataataataataataataagttagATAAGTTAAATCTTTATACGAAATAGGAGAGTGCTAAGGTgtatttacataaattaagagTGCCTGACATTTTTCCTAGCTTCCTCcacactaaaccaaaaaaaaaattacactctattgttaattatgttttagcCCGACATATATAGGGACATTTATCAGCAAAAATAGAAATGTTCTAAAGTCATGAGCTCATTTATCAATTTTAAATCAAGATCGATAGAGTGTACAATGtgaacaaaacacaaatcatatgtgagaaaaaatagaaacataaacAGATATGTGTATACATGCTCTACTGTTCGTTTTAAGTTACAATTGatgttatagtatatatatactatgtaGCCGTATGCATACTCAATTCAAGCATATTGCCAATACAATGCCATGATAGTTATGCATGTTGTCCAACTAATTAAACTCTTATacgttaaaattaaaatctgaaTTAACAGTATACATATGTActtattagaaatatatttttcaataaagcaaaaaagaaaatctaaaatttctTTTAGTGTTTCATCAATTAAGAGggaaatatgtatataaaaaaatatgtatgaaATATGTTcacttaaaattttaagatgCTCACCaattaatttctcttttttttttagagtcaAAAGGAACAATGATACTTTATGGTACTTTTTACTAACTTATTTCTTGGTCTTCTTTATATTTCGTagttatgaattttaaaatgatgaaattGACACTTTAGCCTAAATTTCCCTATATATACTCCACTATTTTCTTATGATATGAAGATGCAAGAGAAATCATGTAGCAACTTAGTAGACACAATTAGGGTAGGGTAGTAACCAAACCAAGACGCATATATATAAAGCAACATTACTTATTAAGTTACCAGTGACATGAATTTTTATCTGCCAAATACAGAAAAGTATACAACAACGTTTCCAGAACAATAttgttacaatttttaaaatataaacctNNNNNNNNNNNNNNNNNNNNNNNNNNNNNNNNNNNNNNNNNNNNNNNNNNNNNNNNNNNNNNNNNNNNNNNNNNNNNNNNNNNNNNNNNNNNNNNNNNNNNNNNNNNNNNNNNNNNNNNNNNNNNNNNNNNNNNNNNNNNNNNNNNNNNNNNNNNNNNNNNNNNNNNNNNNNNNNNNNNNNNNNNNNNNNNNNNNNNNNNNNNNNNNNNNNNNNNNNNNNNNNNNNNNNNNNNNNNNNNNNNNNNNNNNNNNNNNNNNNNNNNNNNNNNNNccccccccccccccccctcttcATTAAACGGAGTCATGACTTGCAACATAATCTTTGACGCATCATTCTGCTAACAAGTGTTTTGGCTTCAAGGCATACGTCTCTATAAAAGCGTATCGTGGTTGTATATATACGTTGGTTAAACTCAAAGTCTAATCACATTTATTTTCacttagaaaattaaaaactcttgaaatgaaaaaaaaaaacaaaaacaaaaaaaaaaaagaaaaaacgctatcaaaataaaaagacacaCAAAGAAAGAAGTTCAAAAGTACGGGCGTTTCACAATCATTGAAGATCAAGAAGCCCTTGTACGAAGAAGCTTTTCTTTTGAAAGCTAAGAATAATTGTTTATTAACttaagaaagggaaaaaaatcgTTGATTAGAATATAAACTTTTCGAAGCAAAGCTGCTATTTCATTTCCACGGATTGATAACAACAACAGGTTTGCCGTCTACAACATGAGCGATTAAATGCCGATAATCCTGCATACGAAAATGATGAAAATCAGAAACTTTGATgatctaactaaaaaaaactcagacagtatcaaatccaaacaaaaatgagTTTGTAATCAGCAAATGAACTAATTCATCAAAGTCAATTTAAACAGTACATTATAATGATGGTTAATATCAGTTCCACAGAAAATCAACATATGGCTTTATATATCAACATGCCTTTAATTATGATAATTAGTGGACTAAGCGACTAACTCAGAGGGTATGATATATGAATTCAACCCCATTCATCAGAGACTAACCAATATAGTTCTCCATCTGTCGGAATGAAAGTGACTCCATCTGCAGTTTTCCATATTATTTTTTCGATTACATTTCTATCAGAACATACAAGTCAAAGGATCACTGGTAAGTTTAATTCTTACTGATCCTCATGTTTGGAAAATAATTAAGAGAGACAGAAGAGGTAAGAGTTACATAAAAGAGAACACCAACCTAATTAAAGAAGAGTAACGATGGTAAGGGTGTCACATCTACCATCGTGTCACATCTTGTTGACTATAAGAGAATTTTACGAAAACAAAGACTGGATTTACAATGCCAAGTAAACGGATAAATATATTCTCCCCAAATAAACACCACACGTAAAAGTACATAACTTAAGCAATGCAACATCATATGTTTCGTTTTCACATCTAATCGAACAttcaaaaaatatctaaatataaaatctacacATTGAGAATTGAGACACTAACGTTACAAAAATATGGCAGGCCTAATTACCATCGAATTCAGGGACAAACGATAGGcttgaaaaaattaagaaacaaaaagtttacCAAACAAAGATTAATGATGACTGGgtttagaaaatataagaaacatcAAAAGGGTCGATTTTATTCTGTAATACATTTGTTAAAACACCAACGAATACGCATATCTCCACCGAGCAAACTGTTCAGTTATTCGAGGAGGAGAGAGTAAACTACTCCTTGCAGTGattaacaacaataaaaaagtaTGTAGATAAAAAGGGAACCATAACAACTACAATGGTTGAACGAATTCCAAATATATAGATCTGAAAAGAGGCAATTGAACAGGTTTTTTACATAGAAAAGCGTTGATTCGGAGGACTAAACAAAGAGAAGCGCCAATTTGGGGAAAGAAGAGAAGTgccttttcatttaataaattaataacatcaGGTTAGAGCTAAACCGTTggatgagaaaataaaaataattttatccgttggattaaaaagATGATGTCAGCAGTCTTAAAAAAtgagtttgctattatatatagataataagaTAACCTAAGTTCCATGGGTGCATCTAATTCTCGTCGTAGCTTGTCACCGCTCCACGTAGAGGTAGAGGCCCTTACATGGGCAATGAGGTGTATAATTGGTGCTGATAACGAGAAAGTCGTCTTTCTCACagactgttctgatttggtgaagatggtgtcttcgccttccgagtggcctgCTTTCAAGACATATCTGGACGCTATTGATGAAGATAAGGATGAATTCCTTTCATTCTCTCTCGTTCAGGTACCAAGATCACAGAATGGTAGAGTGGACAAACTGGCGTGTCGTGCTAGAGTGGAGTCCCTTCCAATCACCTTTGTGAATAACTTCCCGtctaattggctcgtttgagtcaatcttgtaacatgttggcaaaaaaaaataaaaaaataaaaaaataacctaAGTTAAAATTCTTAAGTTCCAAGTTATATAATCTtttacaaatagaaaaaaaaaaaaaatcataagctttaaaattcaaatcattaACCCTAACCCCTGACATTAAATGGCTAATAATTAAACTGAGAATTGtccataatttttaaaattgggcTCGGGTAGGACAAACCCCGACCCGACACAGAACAACAAGCTCTCTtcctcgtctctctctcttttactcaaaaagagaagcaaaaacacaccgaaaaaaaaaaccaattctAAAATTTCATAGAATCGATCCATCTATGGCGGTGACTAGTCCAGCTACACGCTTCGCACCACCGCTGAACCGGCCTTTTCACCACCGATCGGCACTCGCCTCGCTTCATTGCGCCTCTAGGAACTTCCTCTTCCTCCGAAATCCCACTCCGAGCTCGACGATCGTCGCTGTCAGGTGCCAGAAACCTCTTTCCGACGGGATTAGATCTACTGAGTCCATGAGTCGTGTctcttctgcttcatcttctgTTTCGTCTTCGATCGATTTCCTAACCTTGTGTCATCGGCTCAAGGTATGTGTTTGAACccatattgttattattatcatcgATTCCGAAATCAAAACAATGGGGATTGAGTAAATAATACTTTGAGAGTGGCTTTCAATTCTGAAATTGTGAGTTCTGCGTAGTGAACTTTGTATTGGTGTCATCTTGTGTagacaacaaagagaaaagggtgGATTAATCAGGGGATAAATGGACCTGAATCAATTGCCGATCATATGTACCGTATGGCTATAATGGCATTGATAGCTGGTGATCTTACTGGAGTTGACAGAGAAAGGTTAGTCGTTGCTTCAACTGTTTTGAGTTTATTTAGATGNNNNNNNNNNNNNNNNNNNNNNNNNNNNNNNNNNNNNNNNNNNNNNNNNNNNNNNNNNNNNNNNNNNNNNNNNNNNNNNNNNNNNNNNNNNNNNNNNNNNNNNNNNNNNNNNNNNNNNNNNNNNNNNNNNNNNNNNNNNNNNNNNNNNNNNNNNNNNNNNNNNNNNNNNNNNNNNNNNNNNNNNNNNNNNNNNNNNNNNNNNNNNNNNNNNNNNNNNNNNNNNNNNNNNNNNNNNNNNNNNNNNNNNNNNNNNNNNNNNNNNNNNNNNNNNNNNNNNNNNNNNNNNNNNNNNNNNNNNNNNNNNNNNNNNNNNNNNNNNNNNNNNNNNNNNNNNNNNNNNNNNNNNNNNNNNNNNNNNNNNNNNNNNNNNNNNNNNNNNNNNNNNNNNNNNNNNNNNNNNNNNNNNNNNNNNNNNNNNNNNNNNNNNNNNNNNNNNNNNNNNNNNNNNNNNNNNNNNNNNNNNNNNNNNNNNNNNNNNNNNNNNNNNNNNNNNNNNNNNNNNNNNNNNNNNNNNNNNNNNNNNNNNNNNNNNNNNNNNNNNNNNNNNNNNNNNNNNNNNNNNNNNNNNNNNNNNNNNNNNNNNNNNNNNNNNNNNNNNNNNNNNNNNNNNNNNNNNNNNNNNNNNNNNNNNNNNNNNNNNNNNNNNNNNNNNNNNNNNNNNNNNNNNNNNNNNNNNNNNNNNNNNNNNNNNNNNNNNNNNNNNNNNNNNNNNNNNNNNNNNNNNNNNNNNNNNNNNNNNNNNNNNNNNNNNNNNNNNNNNNNNNNNNNNNNNNNNNNNNNNNNNNNNNNNNNNNNNNNNNNNNNNNNNNNNNNNNNNNNNNNNNNNNNNNNNNNNNNNNNNNNNNNNNNNNNNNNNNNNNNNNNNNNNNNNNNNNNNNNNNNNNNNNNNNNNNNNNNNNNNNNNNNNNNNNNNNNNNNNNNNNNNNNNNNNNNNNNNNNNNNNNNNNNNNNNNNNNNNNNNNNNNNNNNNNNNNNNNNNNNNNNNNNNNNNNNNNNNNNNNNNNNNNNNNNNNNNNNNNNNNNNNNNNNNNNNNNNNNNNNNNNNNNNNNNNNNNNNNNNNNNNNNNNNNNNNNNNNNNNNNNNNNNNNNNNNNNNNNNNNNNNNNNNNNNNNNNNNNNNNNNNNNNNNNNNNNNNNNNNNNNNNNNNNNNNNNNNNNNNNNNNNNNNNNNNNNNNNNNNNNNNNNNNNNNNNNNNNNNNNNNNNNNNNNNNNNNNNNNNNNNNNNNNNNNNNNNNNNNNNNNNNNNNNNNNNNNNNNNNNNNNNNNNNNNNNNNNNNNNNNNNttgattttttttaagtgttgatTTAGCACTGGTTGTCAAACTATCCAATAATAAGTTCCTCTGTTTTCTGCCTATAACTTATTGGATCTTTCTCtgtcttccttctttttcttggcATCTAAACAGGTGTATAAAAATGGCAATAGTGCATGACATCGCTGAAGGTAAATACACTTTATTACCTATATTCACTATATAACCTGATCGCTTCTCCTAGTTtagtaaaaaatattgtatGGTTTGAAGGATACAAACTTGCGTAGATTTAGATCCTTGATAGGGTAAGATGTGTAACAGATGCACTTGGATTCGTTATGGTACTAAACATGTGTTGAGAGCTGATtactttggtttctttctctcaattgatttatactctttttctGAAACTAAAATCCTACAAAATGTCAAAGCCTCACAACTTAGCTTTTGAACAGCTATTGTTGGAGATATTACACCATCTGATGGTGTACCTAAGGAAGAAAAGAGTAGGAGGGAGAAAGCAGCTTTAAAAGAGATGTGCGAGGTTCTGGGTGGAGGCCTCAGAGGTATATAAGCCTCTGCTACTGTCATCTTCTAATGTTTTGATTTCCAAAACACTAATTTTGTAAGTCTAATGTCAATGTGCAGCGGAGGAGATCACAGAACTTTGGCTGGAGTATGAGAACAATGCTTCTTTAGAAGCAAATCTTGTAAAAGACTTTGATAAGGTAACCATCGATGCCTTTAATTTCTGTTGGTTGTTAATAGTCACAACTTACATAACACTTGGGGTTACACTGACTCTTGTCTCTATTGTGGATTTAGGTTGAAATGATTCTCCAGGCGCTAGAATATGAAGCTGGTAAGTCTCAATCTTAATCTTTATAATCGCCTGTGCTTGTTGTTCCTCTCCCATCCCAAGAAATCGTAGTTGACATTTTAACATCATGGCAGAACACGGGAAAGTGCTCGACGAATTTTTCATATCGACAGCAGGTTAAAAACCCATCTCTTTACGCTCTTTTCGCTTTACTTTTTTAAACGTGAAGTCAAATCATTGTGTTTCATCAAATACATCATATACTCCAATTTCAAATGCAGGCAAGTTTCAAACCGAAATTGGAAAAAGCTGGGCGGCCGAGATCAACGCGAGGAGGAAAAGCCAATTGACAAACAGACAGAGATAGTAAAATCCAGGTGCATCATACCTTAGATCTCCCTCAAGTATCAACAGTAGAATCTCGAAAACTAAGCAGACTCCTCCTCTTGAACCAAAAGGTACAAGCTTCTAATgaaattttcagttttgtaGTTCAACGAACACAAGTCTTGGTTTTGACCTTCCCCTTTAGTTACTAGTTGAAGTAGTAGGTCCATACTTTTAGACATTCTGGTAAACATGAATCCGAACTCAAGAATAtgcttgtattttttttgaaaagtgatcaaagttattaaaaatctTGACTCGAGCTTCCTAAACTGATTTTGATGTACTCACACCTCAAAAAACCCAATTAATACACATATGACATACTCTTTGTTATAAGTATATAAACTTCTCTGACCCTACTTAAACGCGTGTGCATTGTCATTGTCACTGTTAATATGTTGTAATGAAAGTGAGTCAACAGCTACAGAATCTAGAAAGATGTAACTGGAGACCCCCAAATGTTGTCACGTGTGTTATATTATTCtccctccccccccccccccNNNNNNNNNNNNNNNNNNNNNNNNNNNNNNNNNNNNNNNNNNNNNNNNNNNNNNNNNNNNNNNNNNNNNNNNNNNNNNNNNNNNNNNNNNNNNNNNNNNNNNNNNNNNNNNNNNNNNNNNNNNNNNNNNNNNNNNNNNNNNNNNNNNNNNNNNNNNNNNNNNNNNNNNNNNNNNNNNNNNNNNNNNNNNNNNNNNNNNNNNNNNNNNNNNNNNNNNNNNNNNNNNNNNNNNNNNNNNNNNNNNNNNNNNNNNNNNNNNNNNNNNNNNNNNNNNNNNNNNNNNNNNNNNNNNNNNNNNNNNNNNNNNNNNNNNNNNNNNNNNNNNNNNNNNNNNNNNNNNNNNNNNNNNNNNNNNNNNNNNNNNNNNNNNNNNNNNNNNNNNNNNNNNNNNNNNNNNNNNNNNNNNNNNNNNNNNNNNNNNNNNNNNNNNNNNNNNNNNNNNNNNNNNNNNNNNNNNNNNNNNNNNNNNNNNNNNNNNNNNNNNNNNNNNNNNNNNNNNNNNNNNNNNNNNNNNNNNNNNNNNNNNNNNNNNNNNNNNNNNNNNNNNNNNNNNNNNNNNNNNNNNNNNNNNNNNNNNNNNNNNNNNNNNNNNNNNNNNNNNNNNNNNNNNNNNNNNNNNNNNNNNNNNNNNNNNNNNNNNNNNNNNNNNTGATTGTGGAGAAGAAAGCGTGCATTTCCACTGGTTTGTATACAAAGttaagatgaagaaaagaaaaaaaagttaagatgaAGAGCATATAACAagatatgtatttttatcaGCCGACACAATTTTAATCACGCAAGATCTCCTCCATTGGCTCCCAAGTCTGTGAAGATGGAGAATGACATGTCATGtgacaaaattaaattacaaaaaaaaaaatgtggtatagaaaatgagaaaaagaacataaaaagtCAATACTGTATAATTAAATTGGGTTCCACATTGCCACTGCTGTgtgtttcttcctcttttttatttgttttgtttttaatcggTATGTAGTGTGATGTGGAGAATGGTCCCAAAAGTTGAAAATGTCACTTTCACAAATTTTAATATCCACCAACAACGACTGAActattaattttctattatacataaaattttcTGAACCAATCGTCCCATATGTTATGTGTACTAGATATTCCAAATTGTGAATTATTTTACCCAATACCACAAGGGATActtctttatctctctcacTTGCATTACAAaccttttttgttcttttatgtcaatgtattaaataattatgtatTCGCATATGTTGCTATGGTAagtctaaataaaaataataaatgcaaATATAGCAAGCTTGAGTGAAGAATTTATTGTACTAGTAATAAGTCTATtagacaaataaatatataatcactcGGTTGAAAGTTTTACCagtgtattttaaaatagagaaattctcaaaaatagcaccaaactaagtttttttttccaaacttagcacaacatctcaaaaattccaaaaatagtatcaattaatcattcaaaattaaatcctaaattcaaaatactaaaactctacccctcaaaactataccttaaatgtgaaattgagaacctaaacttaaaaaaaaaattctaaaaattaattttaaatattttaatatgataaatagtgctatttttataaatttttagaatgtgtgctatagttgttcataaaacttattttagtgctattttagggtatttctttttaaaatatccaatgTTAAATCTTTTTACGATTTTTCGTatattaatacaaatatatatttgtaatttggTAAAGATTTCTTTTAATCATagttaacatttgttttttttgtttttgttcgaCAAAATCATAAGTTAACAACATACAAGTTGAAAATGGTTGCATATCGAAATCGCTAATATCGCAAGGTGTTATTTATTAAGCAAAataagtaagaaaaagaaaaaggtaataatttattttgaccACCATTGATTTGACGTTGCAGTAAAGCATTGTTTCCTTTacgatggatgatgatgatcatccataacaaaaatatcaatgaaatatatatatatatatatatatatattttttttttgtcttttaacttCCTAAAAcgatttttcttattttcctaCCGCTTTGTTTGATTGATGCGCacagtatttttttgttttgattcatcATCCATCacccaactttttttgttttttttttcttcttcttcttcccctccaCAGAGAGAGAGGCTTGACAAAGTTTAAACCTTCCTTCTTCATGTACCCAATTTTGCTTAAGCTGAGGTGAaagagagagtcagagagagaaGTTGCTTACTTGGGCTTTTTAATGGCTAACACTACTACAGTTGGGTTTTGAGAAGCCGagatttttcttgttcttgcgAAATTGTGGTGTTTAAAGGAAAAAGCTTTTACATAGATCCGTAGTTGTTTGCATTTGTCATCTAATCAGGTAA
Coding sequences within:
- the LOC104741240 gene encoding HD domain-containing protein 2 homolog, producing MAVTSPATRFAPPLNRPFHHRSALASLHCASRNFLFLRNPTPSSTIVAVRCQKPLSDGIRSTESMSRVSSASSSVSSSIDFLTLCHRLKTTKRKGWINQGINGPESIADHMYRMAIMALIAGDLTGVDRERCIKMAIVHDIAEAIVGDITPSDGVPKEEKSRREKAALKEMCEVLGGGLRAEEITELWLEYENNASLEANLVKDFDKVEMILQALEYEAEHGKVLDEFFISTAGKFQTEIGKSWAAEINARRKSQLTNRQR